A single region of the Musa acuminata AAA Group cultivar baxijiao chromosome BXJ1-11, Cavendish_Baxijiao_AAA, whole genome shotgun sequence genome encodes:
- the LOC135597186 gene encoding mitochondrial import inner membrane translocase subunit TIM17-2-like: MGTPETSREPCPDRILDDVGGAFAMGAVGGSVFHFIKGLYNFPNGERLAGGSQAVRMNAPRVGGSFAVWGGLFSAFDCSMVYLRQKEDPWNSILAGAATGGFLQMRQGPGSAARSALFGGILLALIEGAGIMLNRVLSAPQNLPPVLEDPNAPVVPPNITAAASASTLGFQQTAYRAEPLGTTSSSSSTLSSSSSSSSWFGGIFGGGKKQQENEAKSESGGSKTEVLESFDKPSTPIPNFDYK; the protein is encoded by the coding sequence ATGGGGACGCCGGAGACGTCGCGGGAGCCGTGCCCGGATCGGATACTGGACGACGTGGGCGGAGCGTTCGCGATGGGCGCCGTGGGGGGCTCTGTCTTCCACTTCATCAAAGGCCTCTACAACTTCCCGAACGGCGAGCGCCTGGCCGGCGGCTCCCAGGCCGTCCGCATGAACGCCCCCCGCGTCGGTGGAAGCTTCGCCGTCTGGGGCGGCCTCTTCTCTGCCTTCGACTGCTCCATGGTCTACCTCCGTCAGAAGGAGGACCCCTGGAATTCCATTCTCGCCGGCGCCGCTACCGGAGGCTTCCTCCAGATGCGCCAGGGTCCCGGCTCCGCCGCTCGTTCCGCTCTCTTTGGCGGCATCCTCCTGGCCCTCATTGAGGGCGCCGGGATCATGCTCAACCGCGTTCTAAGCGCTCCCCAGAACCTGCCCCCCGTGTTGGAGGACCCCAATGCCCCAGTCGTCCCGCCCAATATCACCGCCGCGGCCTCTGCTTCCACTCTGGGGTTCCAGCAGACGGCTTACCGAGCAGAGCCCCTCGGCAcgacgtcttcttcttcttctactttgtcatcgtcatcatcttcttcatcttgGTTCGGGGGGATCTTTGGTGGTGGGAAGAAACAACAAGAGAATGAGGCAAAGAGCGAAAGTGGTGGCAGCAAGACGGAGGTGTTGGAGAGCTTTGATAAACCTAGCACACCTATTCCGAACTTCGACTATAAGTAG
- the LOC108951714 gene encoding uncharacterized protein LOC108951714 — MESNRSSKKNGGGKLTQRLARMFRSSCKPSTSVSTNLSSTASTRALLDDAVLEPVFVPCRRDRSLGRPLSFPVPNDRLRHNTVGVCSGCRPKRAVECEQSSRLMMRNEKWKDLKARKKERRVRETGGYYETGAWEGRTCPPSSPSSPSNSSYYYYCFNGAMKEETKEIKVVKRKKKKKKKKKRLASNSYGFNCSSSMESNNDGDGFFSSEGREVEEEETEMLFSSRSFSSDSSEFYQRPTSKKKNKNVKKPQWDRRRGRKREAWGVCKGFQRLLSVSSPAGRKEKKGFAVVKRSSDPYNDFRSSMVEMITERQIFGAQDLECLLQSYLCLNSSHLHPLILQAFSDIWVVLFGH; from the coding sequence ATGGAGAGCAACAGAAGCAGCAAGAAGAATGGTGGTGGTAAGCTCACTCAACGACTCGCTCGCATGTTCCGGTCCTCCTGCAAGCCTTCCACCTCCGTCTCGACCAATCTGAGCTCCACCGCCTCTACTCGGGCCCTCCTCGACGATGCTGTCCTTGAACCCGTCTTCGTGCCTTGCCGTCGAGACCGCAGCCTCGGTCGTCCACTCTCTTTCCCTGTACCGAACGATCGTCTCAGGCATAATACGGTGGGCGTCTGCAGCGGCTGCCGGCCGAAGCGTGCGGTCGAGTGTGAGCAATCTTCTCGATTGATGATGAGGAATGAGAAGTGGAAGGATCTGAAGgcgaggaagaaggagaggagagtTAGGGAGACGGGTGGGTACTATGAGACCGGCGCGTGGGAGGGGAGGACGTGCCCTCCGTCTTCCCCTTCTTCCCCCTCGAACAGTTCTTACTACTACTACTGCTTTAATGGAGCCATGAAAGAAGAAACGAAGGAGATAAAGGTggtcaagaggaagaagaagaagaagaagaagaagaagaggcttgCGTCCAACAGCTATGGGTTCAACTGCTCTTCGTCGATGGAGAGCAACAATGACGGAGATGGTTTCTTTAGCAGCGAAGGAAGGGAAGTCGAGGAAGAGGAGACGGAGATGCTCTTCTCATCGCGGAGCTTCTCCTCCGACTCCTCCGAGTTCTACCAGAGGCCGACgtccaagaagaagaacaagaacgtAAAGAAACCCCAGTGGGACAGAAGACGAGGGAGGAAGCGCGAGGCTTGGGGAGTCTGCAAGGGGTTTCAGCGCTTGCTCTCCGTCAGCTCTCCGGCAGGCAGGAAAGAGAAGAAAGGCTTCGCCGTGGTGAAGCGGTCGAGCGATCCTTACAACGACTTCCGCAGCTCCATGGTGGAGATGATCACCGAACGGCAAATCTTCGGCGCCCAAGATTTGGAGTGCCTGCTGCAGTCCTACCTGTGCTTGAACTCTTCCCATCTCCATCCACTTATCCTGCAGGCTTTCTCCGACATCTGGGTTGTTCTTTTTGGTCACTGA